The proteins below come from a single Gossypium raimondii isolate GPD5lz chromosome 2, ASM2569854v1, whole genome shotgun sequence genomic window:
- the LOC105788458 gene encoding ATP synthase subunit gamma, mitochondrial, protein MAMAALRREGRRFAPLISPRPITAVRSSPLYPTLEDEGPLGLRHISTQVVRNRMKSVKNIQKITKAMKMVAASKLRAIQTKTENSRGLWQPFTALLGDLPSADVKKNVVVTISSDKGLCGGINSTSVKISKGLHKLNSGPEKETKYVILGEKAKAQLVRDSKKDIELIITELQKNPLNYTQVSVLADEILKNVEYDALRIVFNKFQSVVSFVPTVSTVLSPEIVEREAESGGKLGDLDSYEVEGGETKGEILQNLAEFQFSCTMFNAVLENACSEQGARMSAMDSSSRNAGDMLDRLTLTYNRTRQASITTELIEIISGASALEG, encoded by the exons ATGGCGATGGCTGCTCTCAGACGCGAAGGGAGGCGTTTCGCCCCTCTGATCTCTCCTCGTCCGATAACCGCTGTCAGATCCTCTCCTCTCTATCCTACTCTTGA GGATGAGGGTCCTCTTGGGCTTCGTCATATTTCGACTCAAGTTG TTAGAAACCGGATGAAGAGTGTCAAGAATATTCAGAAAATCACAAAGGCAATGAAGATGGTTGCAGCCTCGAAGTTGAGAGCAATTCAAACAAAAACTGAGAATTCTCGTGGCCTCTGGCAGCCATTTACTGCACTTCTTGGCGATCTTCCCA GTGCTGATGTAAAGAAGAACGTTGTTGTCACCATCTCTTCAGACAAAGGTCTTTGTGGTGGAATTAACTCTACATCTGTCAAGATAAGCAAGGGGCTCCATAAGTTGAACTCTG GTcctgaaaaagaaacaaaatatgttattttgggaGAGAAGGCAAAGGCTCAATTAGTTCGTGATTCTAAAAAGGACATTGAGTTAATCATAACTGAGCTGCAGAAGAATCCTTTGAACTACACTCAG GTCTCTGTTCTTGCTGATGAGATTTTAAAGAATGTGGAGTATGACGCTTTGAGGATTGTCTTCAACAAGTTTCAGTCGGTAGTTTCATTTGTGCCAACAGTTTCAACTGTATTATCACCTGAA ATAGTTGAAAGGGAAGCCGAATCTGGGGGAAAGCTTGGTGATCTAGACTCCTATGAAGTTGAGGGTGGTGAGACTAAGGGCGAAATACTTCAAAATCTGGCAGAGTTTCAGTTCTCTTGT ACTATGTTCAATGCGGTGTTGGAGAATGCTTGTAGTGAGCAAGGAGCACGGATGTCTGCTATGGATAGCTCGAGTAGAAATGCTGGTGACATGCTTGATCGCCTTACTCTCACATATAACAG AACCCGTCAAGCTTCAATCACAACTGAGTTGATTGAGATTATATCAGGAGCATCGGCATTAGAGGGttag